One Streptomyces sp. RPA4-2 genomic window carries:
- a CDS encoding histidine triad nucleotide-binding protein: MAGEPQDDCLFCKIIAGQIPATVVRESETTLAFRDINPQAPTHVLVIPKVHHPDAASLAAAEPLIAADVLREAGGIAGEEKLDSYRIVFNTGSGAGQTVFHAHAHLLGGRGMQWPPG; encoded by the coding sequence ATGGCGGGAGAACCGCAGGACGACTGTCTGTTCTGCAAGATCATCGCGGGACAGATCCCGGCGACCGTCGTCCGGGAGAGCGAGACGACCCTCGCCTTCCGCGACATAAACCCGCAGGCGCCCACCCACGTCCTGGTCATCCCCAAGGTGCACCACCCGGACGCGGCGTCGCTGGCGGCCGCCGAGCCCCTGATCGCGGCGGACGTGCTGCGCGAGGCCGGTGGGATCGCGGGCGAGGAGAAGCTGGACAGCTACCGGATCGTGTTCAACACCGGCAGCGGTGCGGGACAGACCGTCTTCCACGCGCACGCGCACCTGCTCGGTGGCCGCGGCATGCAGTGGCCACCGGGGTGA
- a CDS encoding S41 family peptidase — MTQSASSVSSGYLRFPHLRGDLVAFTAEDDVWVAPLDGGGRAWRVSADNVPVNHPRISPDGESVAWTSTRDGAPEVHVAPLEGGAARRLTYWGNPRTQVRGWTPDGHVLALSAQGQASLRRSWARAVPLDGGPATTLPYGPVGDVAHGGPGVLLLSAPMGREAAWWKRYRGGTAGKLWIDREGDGEFVRLHEDLDGNLEYPLWAGERLAFLSDHEGVGALYSSLADGSDLRRHTPLDGFYARHAATDGTRVVYASAGELWLLDDLDGAEPRRLDIRLGGQRVDQQPHPVSASRWFSAAAPDHTGRGSAVSVRGSVHWITHRSGPARALATRPGVRARLPRTFRVDGEEHVVWVTDAAGDDALEFAPATGTAPGATPRRLAAGQLGRVLGLAMAPDGSRAAVASHDGRVLLVERETGEVREVDRSTDGDVSGLVFSPDSAWLAWSHPGPRPLRQLKLANTADLSVTEATPLRFRDYAPAFTLDGKHLAFLSARSFDPVYDEHVFDLAFVEGSRPYLITLAATTPSPFGPQRHGRAFEAPESRGAETPDSEGTPATRIDLEGLGDRIVPFPVEAARYSTLRAAKDGLLWLRHPVRGVLGASRATPDDPDPKTELERYDLAQHRIEHLAADADHFAVTGDGKRVLLWTDGKLKLVPSDRRASNDDESDTNITVDLSRIRQTVDPAAEWRQMYDETGRLMRDNFWRPDLGGADWGDVLDRYRPLLDRIATHDDLVDLLWEVQGELGTSHAYVIPRGGWSGGDRAQGLLGADISRHEDGSWRIDRILPSETSDPDARAPLAAPGVAVRAGDAIVQVGGQPVDPVAGPGPLLVGTAGKPVELTVSPSGGGDPRHAVVVPLADEEALRYHAWVADRRAYVHERSGGRLGYLHVPDMVGSGWAQLHRDLRIEVAREGLVVDVRENRGGHTSQLVVEKLARRIVGWDLPRGMRPYSYPEDAPRGPVVAVANEFSGSDGDIVNAAVKALGIGPVVGTRTWGGVIGIDSRYRLVDGTLVTQPKYAFWLEGYGWGVENYGVDPDIEVVQTPQDHAAGRDVQLDEAIRIALAALEENPAKTPPSLPELG, encoded by the coding sequence GTGACACAGTCTGCATCGTCCGTATCATCCGGCTACCTCCGTTTCCCGCATCTGCGTGGCGATCTGGTCGCGTTCACCGCCGAGGACGACGTCTGGGTCGCTCCCCTCGACGGCGGCGGCCGTGCCTGGCGGGTCAGCGCCGACAACGTCCCGGTGAACCACCCACGTATCTCGCCCGACGGTGAGAGCGTCGCCTGGACCTCCACCCGGGACGGCGCGCCCGAGGTGCACGTGGCCCCGCTGGAGGGCGGAGCGGCCAGACGGCTCACGTACTGGGGCAATCCGCGGACCCAGGTGCGCGGCTGGACCCCGGACGGCCACGTGCTCGCCCTCAGCGCCCAGGGCCAGGCGAGCCTGCGGCGCAGCTGGGCGCGGGCCGTCCCGCTCGACGGCGGTCCCGCCACCACCCTTCCCTACGGGCCGGTCGGCGACGTCGCGCACGGCGGGCCGGGCGTGCTCCTCCTGTCCGCCCCGATGGGACGCGAGGCCGCCTGGTGGAAGCGGTACCGCGGCGGCACGGCGGGCAAGCTGTGGATCGACCGCGAGGGCGACGGCGAGTTCGTACGCCTGCACGAGGATCTGGACGGGAACCTCGAATACCCCCTGTGGGCAGGGGAGCGGCTCGCGTTCCTGTCCGACCACGAAGGGGTCGGGGCCCTCTACTCGTCCCTCGCCGACGGCTCCGACCTGCGCCGCCACACGCCCCTCGACGGTTTTTACGCCCGGCACGCGGCGACCGACGGCACCCGGGTCGTCTACGCGTCCGCCGGTGAACTGTGGCTGCTCGACGACCTGGACGGCGCCGAGCCGCGCAGGCTCGACATCCGGCTCGGCGGACAGCGCGTCGACCAGCAGCCGCACCCCGTCAGCGCGTCCCGCTGGTTCTCGGCCGCCGCGCCCGACCACACCGGACGCGGCAGCGCGGTCTCCGTGCGCGGCTCCGTCCACTGGATCACCCACCGCTCGGGTCCGGCCCGCGCGCTCGCCACCCGGCCCGGCGTGCGCGCCCGGCTGCCGCGCACCTTCCGGGTGGACGGCGAGGAGCACGTCGTGTGGGTGACCGACGCGGCGGGCGACGACGCGCTGGAGTTCGCCCCGGCGACCGGGACCGCCCCCGGAGCGACCCCGCGCCGGCTCGCCGCCGGGCAGCTCGGCCGCGTCCTCGGGCTCGCCATGGCACCCGACGGCAGCCGCGCCGCCGTCGCCTCGCACGACGGACGGGTGCTGCTCGTCGAGCGGGAGACCGGCGAGGTGCGCGAGGTCGACCGCAGCACCGACGGGGACGTCAGCGGGCTGGTCTTCTCGCCGGACTCGGCGTGGCTCGCCTGGTCGCACCCCGGCCCGCGTCCGCTGCGCCAGCTGAAACTGGCGAACACCGCGGACCTGTCGGTCACCGAGGCGACGCCGCTGCGCTTCCGTGACTACGCGCCCGCGTTCACCCTCGACGGCAAGCACCTCGCCTTCCTCTCCGCGCGCTCCTTCGACCCGGTCTACGACGAACACGTCTTCGACCTGGCGTTCGTGGAGGGATCCCGCCCGTACCTGATCACGCTGGCCGCGACCACCCCCTCCCCCTTCGGACCGCAGCGGCACGGCCGTGCCTTCGAGGCCCCCGAGAGCCGCGGGGCCGAGACGCCCGACAGCGAGGGCACCCCCGCGACCCGGATCGACCTCGAAGGGCTCGGCGACCGGATCGTCCCGTTCCCCGTCGAGGCCGCCCGCTACTCGACGCTGCGGGCCGCCAAGGACGGGCTGCTGTGGCTGCGCCACCCGGTCCGCGGTGTGCTCGGCGCCTCCCGCGCCACCCCGGACGACCCGGACCCGAAGACCGAGCTGGAGCGGTACGACCTGGCCCAGCACCGCATCGAGCATCTCGCCGCGGACGCCGACCACTTCGCCGTCACCGGCGACGGCAAGCGGGTCCTGCTGTGGACCGACGGCAAGCTCAAGCTCGTCCCCAGCGACCGGCGCGCCTCGAACGACGACGAGAGCGACACCAACATCACCGTCGACCTCTCGCGGATCCGTCAGACGGTCGACCCGGCCGCCGAGTGGCGCCAGATGTACGACGAGACGGGCCGCCTGATGCGGGACAACTTCTGGCGGCCCGATCTGGGCGGGGCCGACTGGGGGGACGTACTCGACCGCTACCGCCCGCTCCTCGACCGGATCGCCACCCACGACGACCTGGTGGACCTGCTCTGGGAGGTGCAGGGCGAGCTGGGCACCTCGCACGCGTATGTGATCCCGCGCGGCGGCTGGAGCGGCGGCGACCGGGCGCAGGGACTGCTCGGGGCGGACATCTCCCGTCACGAGGACGGCAGTTGGCGTATCGACCGGATCCTCCCCTCGGAGACCTCCGACCCCGACGCGCGGGCACCGCTCGCCGCGCCCGGGGTCGCGGTGCGGGCCGGGGACGCGATCGTCCAGGTCGGCGGGCAGCCGGTGGACCCGGTGGCCGGTCCCGGGCCGCTGCTGGTGGGCACGGCGGGCAAGCCGGTCGAGCTGACGGTCTCCCCGTCCGGCGGCGGTGACCCCCGGCACGCGGTGGTCGTCCCGCTCGCCGACGAGGAGGCGCTGCGCTACCACGCGTGGGTCGCGGACCGGCGGGCGTACGTCCACGAGCGCTCCGGGGGCCGGCTGGGGTATCTGCACGTGCCGGACATGGTCGGCTCCGGGTGGGCGCAGCTCCACCGAGACCTGCGGATCGAGGTGGCCCGGGAGGGGCTGGTCGTGGACGTGCGGGAGAACCGCGGCGGCCACACCTCCCAGCTGGTCGTCGAGAAGCTCGCCCGGCGGATCGTGGGCTGGGACCTGCCGCGCGGGATGCGGCCGTACAGCTATCCGGAGGACGCGCCGCGCGGCCCCGTCGTCGCCGTGGCCAACGAGTTCTCCGGCTCGGACGGGGACATCGTCAACGCGGCGGTCAAGGCGCTCGGGATCGGTCCGGTGGTGGGCACGCGCACCTGGGGCGGGGTGATCGGCATCGACAGCCGCTACCGGCTCGTCGACGGCACCCTTGTCACCCAGCCCAAGTACGCGTTCTGGCTGGAGGGGTACGGGTGGGGCGTGGAGAACTACGGCGTCGACCCGGACATCGAGGTCGTCCAGACCCCGCAGGACCACGCCGCCGGCCGCGACGTCCAGCTGGACGAGGCGATCCGGATCGCGCTGGCGGCCCTGGAGGAGAACCCGGCGAAGACCCCGCCGTCACTGCCGGAGCTGGGCTGA
- a CDS encoding VOC family protein, with the protein MELAQVRLLVADFPACYRFYAEVLGLKPQSGAAEGPYEKFSAATGSAGIALQDRAMMARILGELGDSATGHRSLVVLRVDDLDAYCAGVVSRGGVIAHGPAPMTDRMRVAHLKDPEGNLVELQEWLLLRN; encoded by the coding sequence TTGGAACTCGCCCAGGTACGGCTGCTCGTCGCCGACTTCCCGGCCTGTTACCGCTTCTACGCCGAAGTCCTCGGCCTCAAGCCCCAGTCGGGGGCGGCCGAGGGACCGTACGAGAAGTTCAGCGCCGCCACCGGCTCCGCGGGCATCGCCCTCCAGGACCGCGCCATGATGGCCCGGATCCTCGGTGAGCTGGGCGATTCGGCGACGGGACACCGCTCCCTGGTCGTCCTGCGCGTCGACGACCTCGACGCCTACTGCGCCGGTGTCGTCTCGCGCGGCGGCGTCATCGCCCACGGCCCCGCTCCGATGACCGACCGCATGCGCGTGGCCCATCTCAAGGACCCGGAGGGCAACCTCGTGGAGCTTCAGGAGTGGCTGCTCCTGCGCAACTGA
- a CDS encoding 16S rRNA (uracil(1498)-N(3))-methyltransferase, whose translation MTAPVFVVDHFDADSAGRYVLDGPEGRHAVSVKRLRSGEEVVLTDGAGRWAQGVVVDAEGKDRLTVRIDSFAEEPPQSPWITVVQALPKGDRGELAVETMTETGVDAIVPWAASRCITQWRGDRGLKALAKWRATAREAGKQSRRVRFPEVADAATTKQVAALLAEADFAAVLHEDREYGSEPLATAELPSSGRIVLVVGPEGGVSPEELDLFAQAGAKAYRLGRSVLRTSTAGTAATALLLGRTGRWS comes from the coding sequence ATGACGGCACCGGTGTTCGTGGTCGACCACTTCGACGCGGACAGTGCGGGGCGTTATGTCCTCGACGGTCCCGAGGGCCGGCACGCCGTCTCCGTGAAACGGCTGCGGTCCGGCGAGGAGGTCGTCCTCACCGACGGTGCCGGGCGCTGGGCGCAGGGCGTCGTCGTCGACGCCGAGGGCAAGGACCGGCTGACCGTGCGCATCGACTCCTTCGCCGAGGAACCTCCCCAGTCCCCTTGGATCACCGTCGTCCAGGCCCTGCCCAAGGGCGACCGGGGTGAGCTGGCCGTCGAGACCATGACCGAGACCGGGGTGGACGCGATCGTCCCCTGGGCCGCCTCGCGCTGCATCACCCAGTGGAGGGGCGACCGGGGTCTGAAGGCGCTCGCCAAGTGGCGGGCGACGGCGCGCGAGGCCGGCAAACAGTCCCGTCGGGTGCGCTTCCCCGAGGTCGCGGACGCGGCGACGACCAAGCAGGTCGCCGCACTTCTGGCCGAAGCGGACTTCGCGGCGGTGCTGCACGAGGACCGGGAGTACGGCAGCGAGCCGCTCGCCACGGCCGAACTGCCCTCGTCCGGAAGGATCGTGCTGGTCGTGGGGCCCGAAGGGGGCGTCTCGCCCGAGGAGTTGGACCTCTTCGCGCAGGCGGGTGCGAAGGCGTACCGGCTGGGGCGTAGCGTGCTGCGTACGTCGACCGCAGGGACCGCGGCGACCGCGCTGCTGCTGGGGCGCACCGGCCGCTGGTCCTGA
- a CDS encoding nitronate monooxygenase — protein MSSALTDLFPHPIVQAPMAGGVSVPHLAAAVSEAGGLGFLAAGYKTADGMYQEIKQLRGLTSRPFGVNLFMPQAEYADPATVEVYAHQLAGEASWYETELGDPDSGRDDGYDAKLAVLLDNPVPVVSFHFGCPTRDVLDSFARAGTLTMITATTAEEALAVQRAGAAAVVVQGVEAGGHQGTHRDNPETDGTGIGLLSLITQVRETVQIPVVAAGGIMRGSQIAAALAAGANAAQLGTAFLATPESGAHAVHKQSLTNPLFVRTELTRAFSGRPARGLVNRFMREHGPYAPAAYPDVHHLTSPLRKAAARAGDAQGMALWAGQGHRMARELSAGQLVEVLCAELDAARTALSLPGGAGGAGGTER, from the coding sequence ATGTCCTCCGCACTGACCGATCTCTTCCCTCACCCGATCGTGCAGGCCCCCATGGCGGGCGGCGTCTCCGTCCCGCACCTCGCGGCCGCCGTGTCCGAGGCCGGCGGGCTCGGGTTCCTCGCCGCCGGGTACAAGACCGCCGACGGCATGTACCAGGAGATCAAGCAGTTGCGCGGGCTGACGAGCCGGCCCTTCGGGGTCAACCTCTTCATGCCGCAGGCCGAGTACGCGGACCCGGCCACCGTCGAGGTGTACGCCCACCAGCTGGCCGGTGAGGCCTCCTGGTACGAGACGGAGCTCGGCGATCCGGACAGCGGCCGCGACGACGGCTACGACGCCAAGCTCGCGGTCCTCCTCGACAACCCGGTGCCGGTGGTCTCCTTCCACTTCGGCTGCCCCACCCGTGACGTCCTGGACTCCTTCGCCCGGGCCGGCACACTCACCATGATCACCGCGACCACGGCCGAGGAGGCCCTCGCGGTGCAGCGGGCGGGGGCCGCCGCGGTCGTCGTGCAGGGCGTGGAGGCCGGCGGTCACCAGGGCACCCACCGCGACAACCCGGAGACGGACGGCACGGGGATCGGACTGCTCTCCCTGATCACCCAGGTCCGCGAGACCGTGCAGATCCCGGTCGTCGCCGCCGGCGGCATCATGCGCGGCAGTCAGATCGCCGCGGCGCTCGCCGCGGGCGCGAACGCGGCGCAGCTCGGTACCGCGTTCCTCGCCACCCCGGAGTCCGGCGCGCACGCCGTGCACAAGCAGTCCCTGACCAACCCCCTCTTCGTCCGCACGGAGCTGACGCGCGCGTTCTCCGGCCGCCCCGCGCGCGGCCTGGTCAACCGCTTCATGCGGGAGCACGGGCCGTACGCGCCCGCCGCGTACCCCGACGTCCACCACCTCACCTCCCCGCTGCGCAAGGCGGCGGCCAGGGCGGGCGACGCGCAGGGCATGGCCCTGTGGGCGGGGCAGGGGCACCGGATGGCCCGTGAACTGTCCGCGGGACAGCTGGTGGAGGTGCTGTGCGCCGAGCTGGACGCGGCGAGGACAGCGTTGTCCCTGCCCGGCGGTGCGGGCGGAGCGGGGGGTACGGAGCGATGA
- the dnaJ gene encoding molecular chaperone DnaJ: MATDYYAVLGVRRDASQDEIKKAFRRLARELHPDVNPDPKTQERFKEINAAYEVLSDPQKKQVYDLGGDPLSQAGGAGAGGFGAGGFGNFSDIMDAFFGTASQRGPRSRTRRGQDAMIRLEIELDEAAFGTTKDIQVDTAVVCATCSGEGAAPGTSAQTCDMCRGRGEVSQVTRSFLGQVMTSRPCPQCQGFGTVVPTPCPECAGDGRVRSRRTLTVKIPAGVDNGTRIQLAGEGEVGPGGGPAGDLYVEIHELPHSTFQRRGDDLHCTVTIPMTAASLGTKVPLETLDGLEEVDIRPGTQSGQSIPLHGRGVTHLRGGGRGDLIVHVEVTTPTKLDAEQERVLRELALLRGEERPTGQFQPGQQGLFSRLKDAFNGR; this comes from the coding sequence GTGGCCACGGACTACTACGCCGTGCTCGGCGTGCGCCGCGACGCGTCCCAGGACGAGATCAAGAAGGCTTTCCGGCGGCTCGCACGCGAGCTGCATCCGGACGTCAATCCCGATCCGAAGACGCAGGAGCGGTTCAAAGAGATCAACGCCGCGTACGAGGTGTTGTCGGACCCGCAGAAGAAGCAGGTCTACGACCTCGGCGGCGACCCGTTGTCCCAGGCGGGCGGCGCGGGCGCCGGCGGCTTCGGCGCCGGTGGCTTCGGCAACTTCTCGGACATCATGGACGCCTTCTTCGGCACGGCGTCGCAGCGGGGCCCCCGGTCCCGCACGCGGCGCGGCCAGGACGCCATGATCCGGCTCGAGATCGAGCTGGACGAGGCCGCCTTCGGCACGACGAAGGACATCCAGGTCGACACGGCCGTCGTCTGCGCCACCTGCAGCGGTGAGGGCGCCGCGCCGGGAACCTCCGCCCAGACCTGCGACATGTGCCGCGGACGCGGTGAGGTGTCCCAGGTCACCCGGTCGTTCCTGGGTCAGGTCATGACGTCCCGTCCGTGCCCGCAGTGCCAGGGGTTCGGCACCGTCGTGCCGACCCCGTGCCCGGAGTGCGCGGGCGACGGGCGGGTCCGGTCCCGGCGCACGCTCACGGTGAAGATCCCGGCGGGCGTCGACAACGGCACCCGGATCCAGCTCGCGGGCGAGGGCGAGGTCGGGCCCGGTGGCGGTCCCGCCGGTGACCTCTACGTCGAGATCCACGAACTGCCGCACTCGACCTTCCAGCGCCGCGGTGACGACCTGCACTGCACGGTCACCATCCCGATGACCGCGGCGTCGCTCGGCACCAAGGTGCCGCTGGAGACCCTCGACGGTCTCGAGGAGGTCGACATCCGGCCCGGCACGCAGTCCGGGCAGTCGATCCCGCTGCACGGGCGCGGCGTCACGCATCTGCGCGGCGGCGGCCGGGGCGACCTCATCGTGCATGTCGAGGTCACCACGCCGACCAAGCTCGACGCCGAACAGGAGCGGGTGCTCCGGGAGCTGGCGCTGCTGCGCGGCGAGGAGCGTCCGACCGGGCAGTTCCAGCCGGGCCAGCAGGGCCTGTTCTCCCGCCTGAAGGACGCGTTCAACGGCCGCTGA